In one window of Hyalangium ruber DNA:
- a CDS encoding RNA polymerase sigma factor — MEWEWDQQRLLRFREGAPEVLGEVYRAHAERLARTLRAAAFRGRAFAHLRGALEVENTVLETFARAFEPRTRLAYDGVRPYAQFLMGIARNVVLEQSRSREVVAGLEPGDENATLDWELGGTGSSEDMQQLLEDREVEELLQDFKGGLSAEERELFELRFTEGLAQESAAERVGLTRIQVRRREKGIKQRLLEFLQARGYLQGIQAKGWGFLKGRGEA; from the coding sequence ATGGAGTGGGAGTGGGATCAGCAACGACTGCTGCGCTTCCGGGAGGGCGCTCCGGAGGTGTTGGGAGAGGTGTATCGCGCACACGCGGAGCGGCTGGCTCGGACGCTCCGCGCGGCGGCGTTTCGTGGGCGGGCTTTCGCGCACCTCCGGGGTGCGCTCGAAGTGGAGAACACGGTGCTGGAGACCTTCGCCCGAGCCTTCGAACCCCGCACCCGGTTGGCGTACGACGGTGTGCGCCCATATGCGCAGTTTTTGATGGGCATTGCCCGCAACGTGGTGCTGGAGCAGTCGCGTTCGCGCGAGGTGGTGGCGGGGCTGGAGCCGGGGGACGAGAACGCCACGCTGGACTGGGAGCTGGGAGGCACGGGCTCGTCGGAGGACATGCAGCAGCTGTTGGAGGACCGGGAGGTGGAGGAGCTGCTGCAGGACTTCAAGGGAGGGCTGTCGGCGGAGGAGCGCGAGCTGTTCGAGCTGCGCTTCACGGAAGGGTTGGCGCAGGAGAGCGCCGCCGAGCGGGTGGGCCTCACGCGCATCCAGGTGCGGCGGCGGGAGAAGGGCATCAAGCAGCGGCTGCTCGAGTTCCTGCAGGCGCGCGGGTACCTGCAAGGCATCCAGGCGAAGGGCTGGGGTTTCCTCAAGGGGAGGGGTGAGGCATGA
- a CDS encoding anti-sigma factor family protein, whose amino-acid sequence MTCANTEAKAALKALFVGELNAEGHAQLRAHAGACAECGQAYERLSRVESSLEKRVLPQERQALLEAQLMARVKAADRAAAPEPRSFWQWWKVALPAAAMAAVAMLVVLPRVSGQGEQGGDGWQARSGGAKGEAFGVRAFCVAQDGQVKGEARPGGTLACPEGATVQFSYTAPEGARLSVAAKSPGGEVLQFFPREGAPAPVTPGTDVPLSYSTPVQGGWLSSPMQVRARFEDEKGQLLNETQVTLTPAQ is encoded by the coding sequence ATGACGTGCGCGAACACGGAGGCGAAGGCGGCGCTCAAGGCGCTGTTCGTGGGGGAGCTGAACGCGGAGGGCCATGCCCAGCTTCGCGCGCATGCCGGCGCGTGCGCCGAGTGCGGCCAGGCCTATGAGCGGCTCTCGCGGGTGGAGTCCTCGCTGGAGAAGCGGGTGCTGCCCCAGGAGCGCCAGGCGCTGCTCGAGGCGCAGTTGATGGCGCGAGTGAAGGCCGCGGACCGTGCCGCGGCGCCAGAGCCGCGCTCCTTTTGGCAGTGGTGGAAGGTAGCGCTGCCGGCGGCGGCGATGGCGGCGGTGGCGATGCTGGTGGTGCTGCCGCGGGTGAGCGGGCAGGGGGAGCAGGGGGGAGATGGGTGGCAGGCGCGCAGCGGTGGCGCGAAGGGGGAGGCGTTTGGCGTGCGCGCCTTCTGTGTGGCGCAGGATGGCCAGGTGAAGGGCGAGGCGCGGCCGGGCGGGACGTTGGCGTGCCCCGAGGGCGCCACGGTGCAGTTCAGCTACACGGCGCCGGAGGGGGCGCGGCTGTCGGTGGCGGCGAAGTCGCCCGGGGGCGAGGTGCTCCAGTTCTTCCCGCGCGAGGGTGCGCCGGCGCCGGTGACGCCGGGGACGGATGTGCCTCTCTCCTACAGCACGCCAGTGCAGGGTGGCTGGCTGTCCTCGCCGATGCAGGTGCGGGCGCGCTTCGAGGACGAGAAGGGCCAGCTCCTCAATGAGACGCAGGTGACGCTCACGCCGGCGCAGTGA